One Corynebacterium aurimucosum genomic window, TGCGCGGATTACCCACGAACTGGCGCACCCACATGTCGGAGTTGAGGACCAACCCGATCGGAGTGGGCACGTCCATGTCCTGGAGGCCGTGGCCGAGGAACACCGGTTTATCGTAGCCGGCGACCGGGGTGGCCATGAAGTCACGGATCGCTTGCTCTGCACCGGGGACGTCGCGAATCGGCTTCGTGAACGCCCTGGCCAAGTTGGTCCCGTCGACGGCGTCGCGCACCTCGTAAAAGCAGCTCTCTTTGGATTCGGCTATCATGCGGCGGCCTTCGTCGGAAAGCGCGGGATTGAAGTCGATGTGTGGGTTCGCTTCTTGCACTGCCGCCAGGATGTACAGGCCGTAGGTGCCCAGGGCGGGCGGCAGCGGAACCGGCGGGAACATCGGACCCGCGGCGATGATGATCTCCTCCACGTACGCTGGCGCGCCCGTCGCAATGGCGCCACGGTAGTCCAGTCCCAGGTTTTGGCTCAGTGGTGTCGCCCGGTGCGCGACGTGGAGCGCCACTCCCCCCCTCCTTGTGACTGCCCGATCACCGCCCACTTTTTCGCCAGCTGCCCCTGCGTGCCCGCCATCTTGTGCGCAGCCGCCACCGAGTCGACCACGTTTTCCGCTGCCAACTTGCCGTTGAGGTAGCTGTGCAGGCCGGGCGAGTCCAACCCGACGTAATCCGTCGCCACGATGGCGTACCCCATGTCTAGCCAGCGGTTGAGGTACTCCGCGTCGCGCGGCATGCGCGCATCTATCGACGGCGCACACTCATCCCCCATGCCCACCGCGCCGTGCGCCCATGCGAGCACCGGCCATCCGCCCTCCGGCGTCTGGCCATTCGGGAGATATACCGCCCCCGTGCTGGTTGCGGGGCGTCCGTGCCGGTCAGTGGTTGTGTAGGCGACGCGGAATCGCTTCGACGCGCTACCCAACCCCGCCCGCGGATCAAGCGGTACCTCCGCCAACACCGTACCGGGACCTCCCTGCGGCGACACAGCGGGGAGACCACTGCGGAAGATCGGTTCATTGCGCTTTGCGACGTCGCGCATCGGCACCCCCTGCTTCACCGCCCCCACTGGCGTGACATCCGCCATTGAGCCGAACGCCGTCTGCGCACGCGCTGCAGGCAGTGACGCTGCCGTGCCGGATAGCCCCGCCATTAGGGTCGCGGCGCCTACCGCAGCTGCGCAGGCCTTAGCCCATGCTTTCCCCGCCGTAGTCTGTGCAGCCCTAACTGGTCCCGTCGTGGCTTTAGTGCGTCCCATATCTGCCTCCTGCATGTCTCCCGCGGGCGCAGCGTTGAATCCGCGTTGAATCTAGGTATCTTTTTTACCCAAAATGACTGCCCGGCGGAGCGAAACCGCGACCGAGATGCAGGCCTGGCGGCTGTTCAACCGGCCTTGTCACTGCGGTGGCCGCGAGGGGTTCTGGGACGATGATGCCCTTCTGGGTAGGGACATCCACCCCGAGCTACAGGTATAGCCCGGGCAAGGAGTTCAGCCTCCAACTGAGGCTTAGTTCATGATCCCGTCCAAAAACGGTACGGAGTCGGCGGTGGACTCGTTCATCGTGTCAACGTGGTCGGCCGGGTACCACCTGACCACCACTCGGTTATTGCGCGGGGAGCCGATAAACTGGCGCAGCCACATGCTGGAGTTGAGGATCACCCCGATCGGAGTGGGCACGTCCGAATCGAACAAACCGTGTCCCAAGAAGACCGGCTTGTCGTAGCCGGAAACCGGGGTGGCCAGGAATTCACGGATTGCGGCATCCGCCCCAGGCACCTCACGCAGCGGCTTCTTGAACGCCCGCGCCAGGTTCACACCTTCCATCGCCTCACCGACCTCGAAGAGGCAGCTCTGCTCGGACGCGGCGATCATGCGGCGGCCTTCGTCGGTAAGCGCTGAGTCGAAGTCGATGTCCGGGTTCGCCTCGTACACAGAAGCCAGGACGTAGAGCATGTACGTTCCCATGATCTCCGGAAGCGGCATGGGCGGGAAGGAGGGGCCAAAGGTGAGCAACAGATTCTCAACGTACGCCGGCGCGCCCGTGGCCACCCCGCCGCGGTAGTCGAACTCGAGGTCTTCGCTCAGCTCTGTTGCCCTGTGCGCGACGTGGAGAGCCACACCGCCGCCCTGGGACTGCCCGATCACTGCCCACTCGTCCGCCAACACGGGCTCAGTGTCCGTTGTCGCGTCCATCTGGTGCGCAGCCGCAACAGAGTCCACCACGTTTTCCGCCGCGACCTTGCCGTTGAGGTAGCTGTGGAACCCGGGCGAATCCAACCCCACGTAATCCGTGGCGACGATTGCGTAGCCCTCGTCCAAGAAGGTGTTGAGGTACTCTTCCTCGACCGGCCACAGGGGGTTGATTGACGGTGCGCATTCATCGCTCTGACCCACAGTGCCGTGCGCCCATGCCAGCACCGGCCAGCCGCCCTCCGGCTTCTCGCCCTCCGGCAGGTACACTGCTCCGGTGCTCACAGCAGGATTTCCGTGCTGGTCAACGGTGGTGTAGGCGATGCGGTACTGCTCCGACGCACTCGAAAGTCCGACATTGACATCTAGCGGCACCTCAGCCAGCACAGTGCCCGGCTCGCCCTGCGGTTCCACGTCAGGCAAGCCGCTGCGGTAGACCGGCGCATCCCGCTCAGGGACTTCCCCCATCTCTGAGCCCAGGTTCACCGAACTGCCGGCCTCGTCGACAATGGAGCTCGACGAGCTTTGCGCCTGCGCCACCGGGGGTGTTGCCATCATGCCAACGCCCAGCGTCAGTGCGCTCAACGCGGCCAGTGCGCTCCCGGCAACTCGCTTGTTCTGCTCCATGCAATGCCTCCTGATCGAGAAATGAGGTTTCTTAAAGCCTACACAAAACTAAACTTTTTCTACATGTATTGTTTATATAAAAGCTACATGTTTGTTACACAGGCAACGCGTTGTTAGTGCTCTTCGAAATGTAGCCCACTGGCGCTCTTTGAAAAGTAGCCCAGTGAGGTTACCACTCAAGTAGTGGACACCCTATTTGTGCGGATCTTGTGTCCGTAGGAGAGGATGTTCATTGTGAGTCAACAGCGCAAGAAGTATACGCCGGAGTACCGGCATGAAGCCGCAAACTTGGTAATCGAGTCAGAGCGCCCAATTGCTCATGCGGCTAAGGAGATTGGCGTCGCACCAGGTCTTTTAGGCCGGTGGGTAAAGAATGAGCGCGAACGCCGAGGAGCTTCAGATGGGATGAGTGAGGCTGATCTCCGAGCTGAGAATGCTCGCCTGCGCCGTGAGTTGGCGGAAGCCAAGATGGATAACGAGTTTTTGTCAAAAGCGACAGCCTTCTTCGCTTTGAGGCAACGCGAGCAGAAAAGTTCGAACTAATGCAGCCAGAGCAAGGCGAACTACAGCATCAAACGCATGGCACGACTATTAAAAGTATCTCGGTCTGGATACTACAAATGGGCCCATGTACAGCAGAAACAACTATCCGGAAAAGATGATCGGGCAGCATTTTACGATGGCGTCGACCGCAAGATTCATCAGATTTGGAAAGACTCCGATGAGGTTTATGGTGCTCCGCGGATCACCGCAGAACTTACCGAGCGCTACCAGATCACCTTGAATCGCAAAACTGTGGCGAAGCGGATGCGCATGATGGGCATTGAAGGGATCTCACCGCGTGCTTTCGTTCCAGTGACAACGATCCAAGCCAAGCGTAAATCCACGCTTCCTGACCTGGTTAAACGCATGTTTGATACCGGTGTGAAGCGTCCTGGGGTTTAGTTCCTACCTCAGCTAAGGGAGGATTGAACTATGCCTAGAAAGTATTCCGTCGAGTTTAAGGAGAAGGCGGTCCATCAGATCATCGAAATGGTCCGCCTGGAGTCTTGCTCACTGCAACGCGCCTACACGGAGGTCGGTGAGCTCCTTGGAGTATCTCACCACACGTTGCGGGCTTGGTACCGTGACAGCGCTTCAGTACGCGATGACTCTGAGGTTTCAGGCGGCGAGACAATGGAAGAAGAGCTCAAGCGTCTGCGCCGCGAAAACCATGAGCTGAAACGAGCAAACGGGATTCTTAAGACTGCTTCGGCTTTTTTCGCAGCGGAACTCGACCGACCCACGAGTAAATGATCTCCTACATCGACGCGTACAAAGATCAGTTTGGGGCCTGGGGCCATCTGCAGAGTTCTAAAACAGGCAGATCGTGGATTCATCACCTCTCGTGGCTACCGCAAGGCGACCACTCGTGTTCCCAGTGCAAGGGCCTTAAGCGATAGCCTTCTCATCCCAGAGATACAGCGTGTGCATGCGGAGAATTTCTCGGTTTACGGTATCCGCAAAATGTGGCACGCGATGAACCGTGAAGGCTTTCATATCGGCCGCGATAAGACCGCACGCCTGATGAAGCTAGCAGGTGTTTCCGGCCGCAGACGCGGACGAACCCCCGTGACCACGATCAGCCCGAAGACACCGGATCATCGCTCGGACCTGGTGCAGCGAAACTTTCGTGCCCAAGCGCCAGGCAGGTTGTGGGTTGCTGACATTACCTACGTTCGCACCCTGTCAGGATTCGCCTATACCGCGTTTGTCGTGGATGTCTTCAGCCGAAAAATTGTTGGTGTTGCTACACGCTCGACGATGCGTACCGATGCGCTGCCCATTAAGGCTTTGGAGCATGCGTTAACGACTGCAGGGCGAATCCATGGAAACCAGCTGATTCACCATAGTGATCGGGGCAGCCAGTACGTGTCACTGAAGTATTCCACCGCGCTAGCGGAATCCGGAATCCGGCCGAGTGTCGGCACAGTCGGAGATTCCTATGACAATGCTCTAGCCGAAACAGTCAATGGTCTCTACAAGGCTGAACTGATTCATGCCCAAGGCCCGTGGACGTCGGTCGGAGAAGTCGAATTGGCCACCTTGCGGTGGGTGCATTGGTGGAACATCAAGCGGCTTCATGAAGCTTTGGACTATGCCACCCCACAGGAAGTAGAAACCGAGTACTATCTCACCCAGCCCATCAACACAGGGCCGTAAAAGAAGCGGAACTAAACCCAGGACGCTTCAGCGCGTGTTGTAGCGCATGCACCATCGAAAGACTTCTTGGCGGCAGGTAGTGGGATTGTCAAAGACTTTCCGATCACGCAGCACTTCACGCTTTATGGTGGCGTTAAAGGATTCTGCCAGGGCATTATCGGCACTCGTTCCCACTGCTCCCATGGATTGGCGAACACCAAGTTGGGTGCAGTGGTCTTGAAAAGCCTGTGAGGTGTACACACTGTCGTGATCGGAATGGAAAATTGCCCCTTGAAGGCTTCCGCGGACTTTCCTGGCATGGGACAAAGCTTCGATAACCAGCGATACCCGCATGTGATCGGCGAGTGCATGGCCGACGAGTTTGCGCGAGTAGACGTCGATGACTGTGGCAAGGTACATGTTCTTGCCTCCCTTACACGGCAGGTAGGTGATATCGCCTACATACACCTGGTTCGGCTTATCAGCGGTGAATTTGCGGCCTACTAAATCTGGCATGACTCGATGACCAGGCTTGCGCCTGGTAGTGACACATCGACGTTGTTTAGTAAAGCCTTTTAGCCCCATGGATTTCATAATGCGTGCGACCTTCTTGTGATTGATCGGAGGAAAGTCCGTATCGGCTTTAAGGCTTGCAGCGATGCGTTTAGCACCATAAAGCCCGTGCTCATCATCGAAGATGCTCTTGATTCTCGCCCCAATAAAAGCATCGGAACACATCTTTAACCTGCGTTTTTCGCGGGTGTTGACCCATTTGTAGAACGAGGAGCGATTGAGCTTTAACACGTGGCACATCCGCTTGACCGAGTACTCGGTTCGATGGTCATAGACAAACTGGAAGCGGATTACCAGCGTGTCTCTTCGGCAAAATATTTCGCGGCCTTACGCAGGATATCGCGTTCTTCACGAAGCTTAGAGACTTCTTTTTCTAGCTGACGGATTCGTTCAGAATCAGTCGTCGCCTGTGCCTTGTCGCGCATGCTTTTTGTGCGGACACGCTTGCCGGTGCCGTACTGCTTAAGCCAGGAATAAAGTGAGGAACGATTGATTCCTAGCTCTGCTGAAGCCGCGTGAAGTGAGAGGTCCTCATTGTTTTCGTAGAGGGCCACAGCATCACGTTTGAACTGTTCGGAGTACCTAGGCATGGTGGTAGATTACCTTTCTTCCCAACCCAACAGGGCTGGATATCAGGTGTCTACCAAACAGGGGTCAGGTCCCTCTGCTGAAGCCGCGTGGAGTGAAAGGTCCTCATTGTTTTCGTAGAGGGCCACAGCATCACGTTTGAACTGTTCGGAGTACCTAGGCATGGTGGTAGATTACCTTTCTTCCCAACCCAACAGGGCTGGATATCAGGTGTCTACCAAACAGGGGTCAGGTCCCCGTGCTGAGCGACGCTTATCTACTACGCCCCAGCCACCGTACCAGTGCTAGAAATGCCCCCTATTTATCTTGCAATGGAACGTTAACGGGTTCCGGCGAAGGGGGAACCACCATTTTCCCAATTCGGCGACAAATCATTGCCATCAGTGATTCAAGGGGGCCTTTCCCTACCGTGAAATACCATGCCGAAGAAAGAAGCATCATGGATACAATTTGGGCGAAAAACCATATGACGGCATGTTCATGAATGGACTCCAGGAAAGGAACGAACAACAGCAAGTGGGAGACATACAAAGTCATCGACATTGAGCCAGCGGTAATAAGAGGGAAAAGTAATCCCGATAGCGTTCGCGAAATCACAAGCAGGACCCCAATTACGAACAAGGCGACGCCTGCAGAAAGCATGATCGAGGGAGTTGTTTCTGTATGCGGACCACTAATCGCCAGCCACCATGCGGTGTCAGTGGGAAGGTGCCCATCGGGGCCGAATTTAAATATCTCTAGAATATCGTGTGCACCGTAACCATCGGTTTGCCCATATAGTTTCGCAAAACCGCCGCCGTAATCAAGTGCAAAAGTAGTGAATATGGCGCTAGAAGCAGCAATAAGTCCACCGCATACAGTGAGACGGATCTGAGTCGTTAGCCATTTTAAGTTCATACGGCACACGGCCATGCCTAAGCACAAGTACGCCATCCAGGTAATCGCAGGATATGTCCCGCCTATTAGCAAGGTGATAACAACGTCGAGCGGAGTTTCAAATACGTCGTAGAAACTCGGATTAAGCGTGGTTAGATAAACCACCCTCGAATTAGTAGCGAAAATTACTAATGGACCAATAAAAGCAAACAGTAGGGAAAGCGACAAAAGGTGCCATATCCGCAGTCGAGTTAAAGGTACTGCGAGAAGAAACATCAAGCCATAGTAGGGCAGAATATTATAGACATCTACGTCAAACTGGTCCAGTGCTAGGCCAATTCCCAGAATAAGCAGAGCGCGGGTTATTAATGAAACACAGCTGCGACGCCACTTTATGCCTACATGCGGGTTATTGGCACCTGTCATTAAAGCTACGGATATTCCTGCCAACACTGCGAAAAGTGCAGCAGAATTGCCAGCGCACATCTTCCAAATTGCGGTTGGTTCTCCTGTGTATTCATTAGAGGAGGGAAGAATATGTACGGCAATCATTCCGATAATCGCGACACCACGAGCAGCGTCAAGCCCGACGATTCGATTCGGGCTAAAACGTGGGCCGAAAGCGCGGTCAGTACTCCATGTAGGGGGACCCGGATCGCTTAATTCGGAAATGCTGGCTGGCAGCTTCTCTTTCTCTCCATCCCAGATGGGACGGACATCCGTGGGGCCAGGCGTGGGGCGATTCTGTGTGGTTTCTGGGGGCGTGTTTTGTCCGGTCACAATGAACCTTTCTCTGCACGAAATGGAATTAGTCTGTTGAGGGGAACTACTTAAAGTTTCAGTTTGGCTTCGAGATCAATTGCTCGACCGGTTCATCCAAGGCAGAAATGGGGTTGCCTTGCCAGATCGTGTCCCGCGGAACTTCATCTTGGCGCAGCACCAAAGAACCTGGATGTACAGTGACACGCTCACCAAGTGCGGAGCCGGGAAGCATGAAACTATTAGCACCTAGCGTTGCGCCGCATTTGATGTGCACTTTTTCAAGTGCCATCACACGGTCATGAAACAGATGGGTCTGCAGGACGGTGCCTCGATTTACGGTGGCCCTATCTTCGATGGTGATGAGATCAAATTCGGGCAACCACCACGTTTCACACCACACATGCTTGCCAATACGCGTCCCCATGAGGCGCGCCCACCAATTGAACAAAGGCGAACCGAGCGACATACGGACAAGTGAAGGAACTGCAAGCATTTCAGTAAAGTTGTCAACAAGTTCACCGCGCCATACGAACGTGGAGAATAAGGTGTGATTTCCAGCTCGGAATTTTCCTACAAGAGCCCACTTTACAAGGATTGGCAGCAAGCTTGCAATAACGCCGGCAGCCAGAACAATCGGCGTGGATAGCAGCACAACAGCACGCATTCCGGCAG contains:
- a CDS encoding lipase family protein → MGRTKATTGPVRAAQTTAGKAWAKACAAAVGAATLMAGLSGTAASLPAARAQTAFGSMADVTPVGAVKQGVPMRDVAKRNEPIFRSGLPAVSPQGGPGTVLAEVPLDPRAGLGSASKRFRVAYTTTDRHGRPATSTGAVYLPNGQTPEGGWPVLAWAHGAVGMGDECAPSIDARMPRDAEYLNRWLDMGYAIVATDYVGLDSPGLHSYLNGKLAAENVVDSVAAAHKMAGTQGQLAKKWAVIGQSQGGGEWRSTSRTGRHH
- a CDS encoding alpha/beta hydrolase, whose amino-acid sequence is MEQNKRVAGSALAALSALTLGVGMMATPPVAQAQSSSSSIVDEAGSSVNLGSEMGEVPERDAPVYRSGLPDVEPQGEPGTVLAEVPLDVNVGLSSASEQYRIAYTTVDQHGNPAVSTGAVYLPEGEKPEGGWPVLAWAHGTVGQSDECAPSINPLWPVEEEYLNTFLDEGYAIVATDYVGLDSPGFHSYLNGKVAAENVVDSVAAAHQMDATTDTEPVLADEWAVIGQSQGGGVALHVAHRATELSEDLEFDYRGGVATGAPAYVENLLLTFGPSFPPMPLPEIMGTYMLYVLASVYEANPDIDFDSALTDEGRRMIAASEQSCLFEVGEAMEGVNLARAFKKPLREVPGADAAIREFLATPVSGYDKPVFLGHGLFDSDVPTPIGVILNSSMWLRQFIGSPRNNRVVVRWYPADHVDTMNESTADSVPFLDGIMN
- a CDS encoding transposase, which produces MSQQRKKYTPEYRHEAANLVIESERPIAHAAKEIGVAPGLLGRWVKNERERRGASDGMSEADLRAENARLRRELAEAKMDNEFLSKATAFFALRQREQKSSN
- a CDS encoding IS3 family transposase; its protein translation is MARLLKVSRSGYYKWAHVQQKQLSGKDDRAAFYDGVDRKIHQIWKDSDEVYGAPRITAELTERYQITLNRKTVAKRMRMMGIEGISPRAFVPVTTIQAKRKSTLPDLVKRMFDTGVKRPGV
- a CDS encoding IS3 family transposase (programmed frameshift) translates to MPRYSEQFKRDAVALYENNEDLSLHAASAELGINRSSLYSWLKQYGTGKRVRTKSMRDKAQATTDSERIRQLEKEVSKLREERDILRKAAKYFGRRDTLVIRFQFVYDHRTEYSVKRMCHVLKLNRSSFYKWVNTREKRRLKMCSDAFIGARIKSIFDDEHGLYGAKRIAASLKADTDFPPINHKKVARIMKSMGLKGFTKQRRCVTTRRKPGHRVMPDLVGRKFTADKPNQVYVGDITYLPCKGGKNMYLATVIDVYSRKLVGHALADHMRVSLVIEALSHARKVRGSLQGAIFHSDHDSVYTSQAFQDHCTQLGVRQSMGAVGTSADNALAESFNATIKREVLRDRKVFDNPTTCRQEVFRWCMRYNTR
- a CDS encoding heparan-alpha-glucosaminide N-acetyltransferase domain-containing protein, which codes for MTGQNTPPETTQNRPTPGPTDVRPIWDGEKEKLPASISELSDPGPPTWSTDRAFGPRFSPNRIVGLDAARGVAIIGMIAVHILPSSNEYTGEPTAIWKMCAGNSAALFAVLAGISVALMTGANNPHVGIKWRRSCVSLITRALLILGIGLALDQFDVDVYNILPYYGLMFLLAVPLTRLRIWHLLSLSLLFAFIGPLVIFATNSRVVYLTTLNPSFYDVFETPLDVVITLLIGGTYPAITWMAYLCLGMAVCRMNLKWLTTQIRLTVCGGLIAASSAIFTTFALDYGGGFAKLYGQTDGYGAHDILEIFKFGPDGHLPTDTAWWLAISGPHTETTPSIMLSAGVALFVIGVLLVISRTLSGLLFPLITAGSMSMTLYVSHLLLFVPFLESIHEHAVIWFFAQIVSMMLLSSAWYFTVGKGPLESLMAMICRRIGKMVVPPSPEPVNVPLQDK